The segment CGCGGCGCTGCCCGACGAGCTCCTGCCGCGCACCGAGTGCCTCGCCGACGTGCTCGACCGGATGCTCCCGTACTGGTACGACAGCGTCCTCCCCGACCTGCTCGACGGCCGGACCGTGCTCGTGACGGCGCACGGCAACTCGCTGCGCGCCCTGGTCAAGCACCTCGACGGCCTGGGCGAGGACGAGGTCGTCGGCCTCAACATCCCCACCGGCATCCCGCTCGTCTACGAGCTCGACGACGACCTCAAGCCCGTCACGAAGGGCGGCCAGTACCTCGACCCCGACGCCGCCGCCGACGCCATCGCCGCGGTGGCGAACCAGGGCCGCTGACCCTTCCGCCGACGGCGTGGTCCTCAGCGTCGTTCCGCGCGCTCCAGGACGGACAGCAGGGCTTCGACCGACTGGGTGGCGCGCACCCAGACGCGATCGAGCAGCAGGGCGAAGGTGACGGACAGTGCCAGCATCACGGTCCCGAACCAGACCAGCACGGGGACAGGACCCAGCAGGCCCAGCACCACGACGAGCACCAGCATGGCCAGCACGACGGACCAGAGCGCTGCCTGGGCCGGCCGGCCCAGGCGGAGCAGGGTCGCGCGACGACGGACGACGGGCAGCCACCGGTCCCCGTCGAGCCCGCCCGGCGCCTGGCCCGTACGCATCGCCCTGCGGAACAGCCGCCTCTGCTCGCGCTCGGTGGACATGCGCGCCAGGTTGTCGGCCGGACGGGACGCTCAGGCGTCGAGCTTGTAGCCCAGGCCGCGGACGGTGGTGAGGGTGGCGGGGTTGGCGGGGTCGGGCTCGATCTTGGCCCGCAGGCGCTTGACGTGGACGTCGAGCGTCTTGGTGTCGCCCACGTAGTCGGCGCCCCACACGCGGTCGATGAGCTGGCCTCGGGTGAGGACCCGGCCGGGGTTGCGCAGGAAGAACTCGAGCAGCTCGAACTCCTTGAGCGGCAGTCGCACGGTCTCGCCGTCGACCGACACCAGGTGGCGCTCGACGTCCATGCGCACGCGGCCCGCCTCGAGCACGGCGTCGTCGTCGATCTCGTCGGTCGCGCCGCGGCGCAGGACCGCGCGGATGCGGGCCACCAGCTCGCGCGGCGAGTACGGCTTGGTGACGTAGTCGTCGGCGCCGAGCTCGAGGCCCACCACCTTGTCGACCTCGGTGTCCTTGGCGCTCACCATGATGATCGGCACGCTCGACGTCTGTCGCAGCTGACGGCACACCTCGGTGCCGGGCAGCCCGGGCAGCATCAGGTCGAGCAGCACGATGTCGGCGCCGTTGCGCTCGAACTCGGTCAGGGCGTCGGGTCCCGTCTCGGCGATCGCGACGTCGAACCCCTCCTTGCGCAGGACGTACGACAGCGCTTCGCTGTAGCTGGTCTCGTCCTCGACGACCAACACTCGTGTCACGGGATCTCCTCATCGAGGTCGTGCTGGAAGCGGGGGAGCACCAGCGTGAAGGTGGAGCCAGCGCCGGGCTCGCTCCAGACGTCCACGGAGCCGCCGTTGCTGGCGGCCACGTGCTTGACGATGGACAGGCCGAGCCCCGTGCCGCCCGTGGCGCGGGCGCGGGCGGGGTCGACGCGGTAGAAGCGCTCGAAGATGCGCTCGAGCTCGGGCCCGGCGATGCCGATGCCGTTGTCGGCCACGCTGATGCGCACGTCGTCACCGTCGAGCGCGGCGGTCACCGCCACCTTGGAGCCCTCGGGGCTGTAGGTCACGGCGTTCTCGACCAGGTTGCTGACGGCGGCGTGGAGCTGGGCGCGGTCGCCGTGGACCATCAGGTCAGGCTCGACCGACCGCGCGATCTCGATCTGCTTGCGCTCGGACTCCGTGGCCGAGTGCTCGCAGGCCTCGGCGACGAGCTCGTCGACCTTCACGGTGGCCGCGTCCTCGCTGGCGACGTCGTTCTGCAGGCGCGACAGGTCGATGATCTGCTGCACCAGCCGGGTGAGACGTTCGCTCTCCGTCTGCATGCGCGAGGCGAACCGCACGACCGACTCCGGGTCGTCCTTGGCCTCGGAGACGGCCTCGGCCAGCAGGTTGAGCGCACCCACCGGTGTCTTCAGCTCGTGGCTGACGTTCGCGACGAAGTCGCGGCGGATGTTCTCGACCCGCTGCTGGTCGGTGCGGTCCAGCGCGAGCACGATGATCAGCCGCGACGTGAGAGGGGCGACGCGGACCTGCACGTGGGCGGGGGTCCCGCGTCGGCGCTGCAGGGTCAGGTTGGACTCACGCACCTGACCGTCGCGACGTACCTGCTGGACGAGGCCGCGGATGTCCTCGGACTCGATGCGGTTGTCGCGCACGATGCCGAGCGCCACGGCCGGGGCCGACGCCTGCAGCACCTCGTCGGACGGGCCCAGCAGGACGGTGGTCGACGACAGGACCGACAGCACGGCCTCCGCGCCCGGGGGCACGAGGGGAGTCGGCTCGTCGGGAACGGCGTTCTGGCGGCGTTCGCTGAACAGCCACAGGAAGGTCACCGCGGCACCGAGGGCGGTGCCCACGGCACCGGCGACGACGAGACCCGCACTGATGTCCACGCCCCGATGCTAGGCCCATCGTGAGCAGCCACCCGTGCCCGAACCCCCTCTGACGTGCGCCTTTCTGCGGCTGTTCACACCTCGTTCACCAGGCGTCGCCATCCGTTCACCGGCTTCTCCTAGGGTCCCTCTCATGCGTGATGCGTATTACGAGCAGCTCGACACGATCGTCGACGACCTGGTCCAGCTGACCGGGACCGTCCGCAAGGCTGTCGCTGCCTCCACTGCCGCCCTGCTCAACGCCGACGGCCCGCTCGCCGAGCAGGTGATCGCCGGCGACAAGCAGATCGATGAGTCCACCGAGGAGATCGAGGAGCGTGCTCTGCTCCTCCTCGCCACCCAGCAGCCGGTCGCGACCGACCTGCGGCAGCTGGTCGCCACCCTGCGGATGCTGACCGACCTGCAGCGGATGGGCGACCTCTCGGTCCACGTGGCGAAGGTGGCGCGCATGCGCATGCCCGACGTCGCCGTGCCCACCACCCTGCAGCCCACGATCATGGCGATGGCCTCGGTGGCCGACCAGATGATCCACGCGGCGTCGCGCATCGTCGCCAACCGCGACATCGACGCCGCCACCAAGCTCGAGGACACCGACGACGAGATGGACCGTCTCCGCAAGGACCTGTTCCGGGCGTTGCTCGGCGGGACCTGGGAGCACGGCATCGAGCCGGCGATCGACCTCGCCCTCCTCGGCCGCTACTACGAGCGCATCGGCGACCACGCCGTCTCCATGGCGCGCCGGGTGGTCTACCTCGTCACCGGCGAGCTGGCACCGGGCGTCTGACGCCTGCGGGGCCCGCACGAAGGGCCGTCCGCGATCCTCGGGGGGATCGTGGGCGGCCCTTGTCGTCGTGGCGGGGCGGGGGAGGGCACGAAGGCGTCGATGCCTCCGGTCACCGTCCGGTCCCGGGAGTACCGCGGGGTCAGCCGGCCGGGTTCTCCTCGGCCTCGGCGGCCTCCTCGGTGGCCTGCTGCTCGTCCGTGGTGTCGCTCGGCGGGGTCTCGGCGACGTCGGCGTAGCTGGCGTTGCGTGCGACGACGGGGACGGAGATCTCGACCTCGCCCGCGTCGGAGAAGGTCAGGGTGACGTCGGCGTAACGGCCGACCGGGAGGGTCGCGCCGTCGATGCCGGCGAGCTCACCGGCCCGACCGATCGTGAAGAGCTGGCGGGGCGCGAGCTCGACGTCGGTGGCCGGGTCGGCCGTGACGGAGCCGGAGCCTCCGAGCGGCGTGATGGTGACCGACTCGAGCGTCTGCGGGGAGTCGGTCGTGTTGAGCACGCCGGCGGAGAAGGCGAGCGTGTCGTCGCTGCCGGCGACGAGCAGCGCGTTGTAGAGCTGGACGTCGCCGGTGCGCAGGTTGGCGCCGATGCCGGGCTGGTACTGCTGGTTGGTGGCGGCGCCACCCCCGGTGCCGCAGGCCGAGAGGCCGAGCGAGGCGGCGAGGATCATGCTGGCGGCCGTGAGACGGCGCGTGCGAACGGTGGGCACCGGGCACCTGCTTCTGCGTCGGGGAGGGTCGTCGTGCGGATCATATCGGAGCGCGGCGACCTGCCGGGGTCCGGCCCCGCGGCGATCGGAGCGGGCGGAACCTACCGCTCGGGAGCCTGGAACGCCCGGAATAGCCGTCCGTGGCGCGTGTTAAACTGATCACCTACGAAAGGTGCCGCGTTTATGACTTTCACT is part of the Aeromicrobium sp. Leaf245 genome and harbors:
- a CDS encoding cell wall metabolism sensor histidine kinase WalK, producing MDISAGLVVAGAVGTALGAAVTFLWLFSERRQNAVPDEPTPLVPPGAEAVLSVLSSTTVLLGPSDEVLQASAPAVALGIVRDNRIESEDIRGLVQQVRRDGQVRESNLTLQRRRGTPAHVQVRVAPLTSRLIIVLALDRTDQQRVENIRRDFVANVSHELKTPVGALNLLAEAVSEAKDDPESVVRFASRMQTESERLTRLVQQIIDLSRLQNDVASEDAATVKVDELVAEACEHSATESERKQIEIARSVEPDLMVHGDRAQLHAAVSNLVENAVTYSPEGSKVAVTAALDGDDVRISVADNGIGIAGPELERIFERFYRVDPARARATGGTGLGLSIVKHVAASNGGSVDVWSEPGAGSTFTLVLPRFQHDLDEEIP
- the phoU gene encoding phosphate signaling complex protein PhoU, whose translation is MRDAYYEQLDTIVDDLVQLTGTVRKAVAASTAALLNADGPLAEQVIAGDKQIDESTEEIEERALLLLATQQPVATDLRQLVATLRMLTDLQRMGDLSVHVAKVARMRMPDVAVPTTLQPTIMAMASVADQMIHAASRIVANRDIDAATKLEDTDDEMDRLRKDLFRALLGGTWEHGIEPAIDLALLGRYYERIGDHAVSMARRVVYLVTGELAPGV
- a CDS encoding response regulator transcription factor, whose translation is MTRVLVVEDETSYSEALSYVLRKEGFDVAIAETGPDALTEFERNGADIVLLDLMLPGLPGTEVCRQLRQTSSVPIIMVSAKDTEVDKVVGLELGADDYVTKPYSPRELVARIRAVLRRGATDEIDDDAVLEAGRVRMDVERHLVSVDGETVRLPLKEFELLEFFLRNPGRVLTRGQLIDRVWGADYVGDTKTLDVHVKRLRAKIEPDPANPATLTTVRGLGYKLDA